From one Leishmania major strain Friedlin complete genome, chromosome 33 genomic stretch:
- a CDS encoding beta tubulin, giving the protein MREIVSCQAGQCGNQIGSKFWEVIADEHGVDPTGSYQGDSDLQLERINVYFDESAGGRYVPRAVLMDLEPGTMDSVRAGPYGQLFRPDNFIFGQSGAGNNWAKGHYTEGAELIDSVLDVCRKEAESCDCLQGFQLSHSLGGGTGSGMGTLLISKLREEYPDRIMMTFSVIPSPRVSDTVVEPYNTTLSVHQLVENSDESMCIDNEALYDICFRTLKLTTPTFGDLNHLVAAVMSGVTCCLRFPGQLNSDLRKLAVNLVPFPRLHFFMMGFAPLTSRGSQQYRGLSVAELTQQMFDAKNMMQAADPRHGRYLTASALFRGRMSTKEVDEQMLNVQNKNSSYFIEWIPNNIKSSICDIPPKGLKMSVTFIGNNTCIQEMFRRVGEQFTGMFRRKAFLHWYTGEGMDEMEFTEAESNMNDLVSEYQQYQDATVEEEGEYDEEEEAY; this is encoded by the coding sequence ATGCGTGAGATCGTTTCCTGCCAGGCCGGCCAGTGCGGCAACCAGATCGGCTCTAAGTTTTGGGAGGTGATTGCCGACGAACATGGTGTCGATCCGACTGGCTCCTACCAGGGTGACTCGGatctgcagctggagcgcatcaACGTGTACTTCGATGAGTCGGCGGGAGGCCGctacgtgccgcgcgccgtgctgatgGACCTCGAGCCCGGCACTATGGACTCCGTTCGCGCCGGCCCGTACGGCCAGCTGTTCCGCCCGGACAACTTCATCTTTGGTCAGTCCGGCGCTGGCAACAACTGGGCCAAGGGCCACTACACTGAGGGTGCGGAGCTGATCGACTCCGTGCTTGATGTGTGccgcaaggaggcggagagctgcgACTGCCTGCAGGGCTTCCAGCTGTCTCActccctcggcggcggcacgggctcCGGCATGGGCACGCTGCTCATTtccaagctgcgcgaggagtacCCGGACCGGATCATGATGACCTTCTCCGTCATCCCGTCCCCCCGCGTGTCGGATACCGTTGTGGAGCCGTACAACACGACCCTCTCTGTGCACCAGCTCGTGGAGAACTCCGACGAGTCCATGTGCAtcgacaacgaggcgctgtaCGATATTTGCTTCCGCACGCTGAagctgacgacgccgacgttcGGTGACCTGaaccacctcgtcgccgctgtgatGTCTGGCGTGacctgctgcctgcgcttccCTGGCCAGCTGAACTCTGACCTGCGCAAGCTTGCCGTGAACCTCGTGCCGTTCCCGCGCCTGCACTTCTTCATGATgggcttcgcgccgctgacgagccgcggctcgcagcagtaccgcggcctgtccgtcgcggagctgacgcagcagaTGTTCGACGCCAAGAACATGATGCAGGCCGCCGAcccgcgccacggccgctaCCTCACCGCGTCCGCGCTGTTCCGCGGCCGCATGTCGACcaaggaggtggacgagcagATGCTGAACGTGCAGAACAAGAACTCCAGCTACTTCATCGAGTGGATCCCGAACAACATCAAGTCGTCCATCTGCGATATCCCGCCCAAGGGTCTCAAGATGTCTGTCACCTTCATCGGCAACAACACCTGCATCCAGGAGATgttccgccgcgtcggtgagcagTTCACGGGTATGTTCCGCCGCAAGGCCTTCCTCCACTGGTACACCGGTGAGGGCATGGACGAGATGGAGTTCACGGAGGCCGAGTCCAACATGAACGACCTCGTCTCTGAGTACCAGCAGTACCaggacgccaccgtcgaggaggagggcgagtacgacgaggaggaggaggcctaCTAG
- a CDS encoding putative 2,4-dienoyl-coa reductase fadh1 gives MKQYAKILEPLDLGFVKLRNRVVMASMHTGLESPIHATRSAAAAEGNPYARLARFYRERAKGKAGLIVTGGFSPNSEGVLYPGESVLGPKDADQLRCVTDAVHVEGGHILLQMLHSGRYSTCDQCVAPSPIPSQISHTQKVPVEMSVPLIQRTVEDFARLAICAQKAGFDGVEIMGSEGYLLNQFIARHTNHRTDDYGGSFENRIRFPLEVLRAVRDATGPNFIIAFRVSLLDLVPDGSTQAEVFELAEKVSKSGANIIDSGIGWHESRVPTIATSVPRAGYTWATAAVRSHLRRQGIDIPLIAVNRMNHPDILEQVLENGEADLVAMARPFLSDPYFVKKTMSGAADRINICIACNQACLDNIFVGKTACCMLNPLAAHEAERAALPAPAAKKVAVIGGGPAGASAAITLADRGHRVTLYEANSVLGGQFNLAKRIPGKEEFQSSIDYWTNTLTKHANVTLKLNRRATVEEVATVGYDEVVVATGCVPHAKSGALIAGMEKYPNVFSYTEALLHPEKVGHRVAVIGAGGIGFDMAEFLTSPHSTSAETVAAAQYTKFEKQDNAEFRKKWGIKCAAIAQDEEKAGISTGASGSNSCSPLPGGLVKPVTPRPYREVTMFQRTRGKLGAHLGATTGWIHRLEIRMNRVKAVDGVTYKSFDGTSLVYVDKEGKEQTLAVDSVVLCTGQVSNNEFEKAATPVLSKLHTIGGCNFTKKLDAKLAILQAHSVAIRL, from the coding sequence ATGAAGCAGTACGCAAAGATTTTGGAGCCGCTTGACCTCGGTTTTGTGAAGCTGCGCAATCGCGTCGTGATGGCCAGCATGCACACGGGATTGGAGTCACCGATACACGCGACTCgctccgccgcagccgccgaagGGAACCCCTACGCGCGTCTCGCACGCTTCTATAGGGAGAGGGCGAAAGGCAAGGCCGGGCTCATCGTCACAGGCGGCTTCTCGCCCAACTCGGAGGGCGTTCTGTATCCTGGTGAGAGCGTGTTAGGCCCGAAGGATGCCGACCAGCTGCGGTGTGTCACCGACGCGGTGCACGTCGAGGGCGGGCACATTTTGCTGCAAATGCTGCACTCCGGCCGCTACTCCACCTGCGATCAGTGCgtcgcgccgtcgccaaTTCCGAGCCAGATCTCTCACACGCAGAAGGTGCCGGTGGAGATGAGTGTCCCACTCATCCAACGGACGGTCGAGGATTTTGCTCGCCTTGCGATCTGCGCGCAGAAGGCGGGCTTCGATGGGGTGGAGATTATGGGCTCCGAAGGCTACCTGCTGAATCAGTTTATCGCCCGGCACACAAATCACCGCACCGACGACTACGGCGGCAGCTTCGAGAACCGCATCCGCTTTCCACTGGAGGTGCTTCGCGCAGTGCGGGATGCCACGGGGCCGAACTTCATCATCGCGTTCCGTGTGTCACTTCTGGATCTCGTCCCCGACGGCTCGACGCAGGCGGAGGTTTTCGAGCTGGCGGAGAAGGTATCCAAGTCTGGAGCGAACATCATCGATAGCGGCATTGGCTGGCACGAGTCCCGCGTGCCGACTATCGCCACCTCTGTGCCGCGTGCGGGGTACACCTGGGCCACAGCGGCGGTCCGGTCGCATCTTCGCCGTCAAGGCATCGACATTCCTCTTATTGCGGTAAATCGAATGAACCACCCCGACATTCTGGAGCAAGTACTGGAGAACGGCGAGGCGGACCTCGTTGCTATGGCGCGCCCCTTCCTCAGTGATCCATACTTTGTGAAGAAGACAATGTCAGGCGCGGCCGATCGCATCAACATCTGCATTGCCTGCAACCAGGCCTGCCTGGACAACATCTTCGTTGGAAAGACGGCCTGCTGCATGCTCAACCCACTGGCTGCGCATGAGGCGGAACGCGCAGCGTTACCCGCGCCCGCCGCGAAGAAGGTAGCCGTaatcggcggcggccccgctgGCGCGTCCGCTGCGATCACGCTAGCCGACCGTGGCCACCGCGTCACGCTGTACGAGGCAAACTCGGTGCTGGGCGGCCAGTTCAACTTAGCAAAGCGCATCCCTGGCAAGGAGGAGTTCCAGAGCAGCATCGACTACTGGACAAATACGCTGACGAAGCACGCGAATGTGACGCTGAAGTTGAACAGGCGCGCTaccgtggaggaggttgcAACCGTCGGCTACGACGAGGTGGTAGTGGCAACCGGGTGTGTGCCGCACGCCAAATCGGGTGCGCTCATTGCTGGCATGGAAAAGTACCCCAACGTCTTTTCGTACACTGAGGCACTCCTGCATCCGGAGAAGGTGGGCCATCGGGTGGCCGTCATCGGTGCTGGCGGCATTGGCTTCGACATGGCCGAGTTCCTCACTTCCCCGCACAGCACCTCGGCGGAGacggtcgccgcggcgcagtaCACCAAGTTTGAAAAGCAGGATAACGCCGAGTTCCGAAAGAAGTGGGGCATCAAGTGTGCTGCCATTGCTCAGGACGAAGAGAAGGCCGGCATATCCACCGGCgcaagcggcagcaacagctgcTCACCCCTTCCGGGCGGTCTCGTGAAGCCCGTGACTCCTCGTCCTTACCGTGAGGTGACCATGTTCCAGCGCACCCGTGGGAAACTCGGGGCACATCTTGGCGCGACGACCGGGTGGATCCATCGCCTTGAGATTCGCATGAACCGCGTCAAGGCAGTGGATGGGGTTACGTACAAGAGCTTCGACGGCACAAGCCTCGTTTACGTTGATAAGGAGGGCAAGGAACAGACACTGGCAGTAGACTCCGTTGTGCTGTGCACTGGGCAAGTCTCAAACAACGAGTTTGAGAAGGCCGCAACGCCGGTTCTGTCGAAGCTGCATACGATAGGGGGCTGCAACTTCACCAAGAAGCTGGATGCGAAACTAGCCATTCTGCAAGCTCACAGTGTGGCGATACGTCTGTGA
- a CDS encoding dnaj chaperone-like protein, with translation MVDLYAALEVDKRATPEQIKRNYRRLALRYHPDKAGPEGAARFKEVNTAYEVLSNQRKKEIYDRYGEAGLEALENPVAGAALATFGSTAPVIITIAISFICAVMLLLFLAFLVSFVDGQLRTWSYVRVFSPLFVLDFLVGVPALILLGVFAIMSPLSLHAQCTLLSLLCAVVLTIVIPIAKDRNEAVARAGRTDYVQWRLWLIPGYLFSVFAFIAIVMTSLPTERRIFDLKSIGLVHFANYTRVGFVFAILQGCCIVVFFALVACRADGVITIDYFVVIGLPIFLLLTLFLVNRVVLYVLSSYISDVPPEVAAAAAARELNEHGGEAPAPHPNEGCAEGPHSSWRGSSNPMCGGGTEGCNRTHRQPRAEFEEQLHSNDARDHGNRDGEGGEDGGRAQQSASHGKNPYAGQHASFCGVLISMIVASILVGLLMASTAMIAVRLNYYSNHGTYDGVLSLSKACIPLFIIIGNVVLMELIACLTFCCCGVFMVVEGGAPVPEHGNQQESSAGNEAGMQNNVCTDPARPAGQAVADLTHQNEAPRRCPPGAVSATTHSVALSADEHGKTPRERQPDSTRLSDVD, from the coding sequence ATGGTCGACCTCtacgccgcgctggaggtggaCAAGCGCGCGACGCCGGAGCAGATCAAGCGGAATTACCGCCGTCTTGCCCTGCGCTACCACCCCGACAAGGCGGGCCCAGAAGGCGCTGCCCGCTTCAAGGAGGTGAATACCGCCTATGAGGTTCTTTCCAACCAGCGAAAAAAGGAAATTTACGACCGCTATGGCGAGGCCGGACTGGAGGCGCTGGAAAACCCGGTGGCGGGGGCCGCGCTTGCCACCTTCGGCTCCACCGCGCCAGTCATCATCACAATTGCCATCTCTTTCATCTGCGCTGTCATGCTGTTGCTCTTTCTGGCGTTTTTGGTGTCGTTCGTGGACGGCCAGCTGCGCACGTGGAGCTACGTCAGGGTGTTCTCGCCGCTCTTTGTGTTGGACTTCTTGGTTGGCGTGCCGGCTCTTATCCTCTTAGGTGTGTTCGCCATCATGTCGCCGCTCAGCCTGCACGCACAGTGCACGCTTCTCTCGTTACTGTGTGCCGTCGTGTTGACAATTGTCATCCCGATCGCCAAGGACCGCAACGAGGCGGTCGCCAGAGCTGGACGCACCGACTACGTCCAATGGCGGTTGTGGCTTATCCCCGGATACCTATTCTCCGTATTTGCCTTCATTGCTATTGTAATGACGTCACTGCCGACAGAGAGACGTATTTTCGACCTCAAGTCCATCGGATTGGTGCACTTCGCGAATTACACTCGCGTTGGCTTCGTCTTCGCCATCTTGCAGGGGTGCTGCATCGTGGTCTTCTTTGCCCTGGTGGCGTGCCGCGCTGATGGGGTGATCACCATCGACTACTTCGTCGTCATTGGTCTCCCGATATTTCTGCTGCTCACGCTTTTCCTCGTGAACCGCGTCGTGCTTTACGTGTTAAGCAGCTACATCAGCGACGTGCCGcccgaggtggcggcggcggcggcagcgcgtgagTTGAACGAACACGGTGGCGAggcacctgcgccgcacccTAACGAGGGCTGCGCCGAAGGCCCGCACTCGTCGTGGCGTGGGTCATCGAATCCGAtgtgcggtggtggcactGAGGGATGCAACCGCACCCACCGCCAACCGCGTGCCGAGTTTGAAGAGCAGTTACACTCCAATGACGCCCGAGATCACGGCAACCGTgacggcgagggaggcgaggaTGGCGGGCGGGCACAGCAGAGTGCGTCGCACGGCAAGAACCCGTACGCTGGCCAACACGCCTCTTTTTGCGGAGTTCTCATCAGCATGATTGTCGCGAGTATCCTCGTTGGCCTGCTGATGGCGTCGACCGCCATGATAGCAGTGCGGCTGAACTACTACTCCAACCACGGCACCTATGATGGTGTCCTGTCCCTATCCAAGGCATGCATTCCACTCTTTATTATTATTGGCAACGTTGTGCTCATGGAGCTGATCGCGTGCCTTACATTCTGCTGTTGCGGTGTCTTCATGGTCGTAGAGGGCGGTGCGCCAGTGCCCGAGCACGGCAACCAACAGGAGAGCAGCGCAGGGAACGAGGCCGGGATGCAGAATAACGTCTGCACCGATCCGGCTCGGCCGGCTGGCCAGGCGGTAGCTGATTTGACACACCAAAATGAGGCCCCCAGACGTTGCCCGCCTGGAGCAGTTTCTGCCACGACTCATTCTGTAGCGCTGTCAGCGGACGAACATGGCAAGACGCCGCGGGAGCGCCAGCCGGACAGCACGCGCCTCTCCGACGTTGATTAG
- a CDS encoding putative 40S ribosomal protein S3: protein MGPLSKKRMIIRDGVFYAELFEFLKRELAEEGFSGVSYHVTTLRTEIVIKATKTREVLGVNGRRIRELTACIQQRFNYKEGKLQLYVERVEVRGLSAMAQVESLRFKLLSNLQVRRAAMGIIRYVMESGAKGCEVTVGGKIKGQRAKSMTFRDGYMIKSGTAHKSFVDSACRHCYMRAGCIGVKVKIMLPGDSTGRNGPSEPLPDVITVIEPKQITASE, encoded by the coding sequence ATGGGTCCGCTCTCCAAGAAGCGCATGATCATCCGCGACGGCGTGTTCTACGCCGAGCTGTTTGAGTTTCTCAAGCGCGAGCTGGCCGAAGAGGGCTTCTCCGGTGTCTCCTACCATGTCACGACGCTCCGCACGGAGATCGTGATCAAGGCGACGAAGACCCGTGAGGTGCTCGGCGTGAACGGCCGCCGCATCCGCGAGCTGACAGCCTGCATTCAGCAGCGCTTCAACTACAAGGAGGGCAAGCTCCAGCTGTACGTTGAGCGCGTTGAGGTGCGCGGCCTGTCCGCGATGGCGCAGGTGGAGTCCCTCCGCTTCAAGCTCCTGAGCAACCtgcaggtgcgccgcgccgccatgGGCATCATCCGCTACGTCATGGAGTCCGGTGCCAAGGGCTGCGAGGTCACCGTCGGTGGAAAGATCAAGGGCCAGCGTGCGAAGAGCATGACCTTCCGCGACGGCTACATGATCAAGTCCGGTACGGCTCACAAGTCCTTCGTCGACTCCGCCTGCCGCCACTGCTACATGCGCGCCGGCTGCATCGGTGTCAAGGTCAAGATCATGCTTCCCGGTGACTCGACTGGCCGCAACGGCCCGTcggagccgctgccggacGTCATCACCGTCATTGAGCCGAAGCAGATCACCGCGTCTGAGTAA